The segment GGAGCCGGGTCAGTGTCGTGGTCCTGCCAGCAGGCGGGCAGGCGGGTACAGCCGGTGCGCCAGTCCGCGCTGACGCGATGGTGTACGAGATCGACGCCGACGCGGGCCAGCCGGGCACGTCGCACGTGACGCTGATGCTGCCGGACGCCGACGCGACCAGGATCGCGGCCGCTTCCGGCGAAGCGGTCCTGATCCTGCGAGCGGCCGGCTGAACGGAAGGTAGGGACGTGACGCTCCTCGTCGTAGGGTCGGTCAAAGGGGCGCCCGGGGCCACCACCGCGGCGCTCGGCCTGGCTGCCTGCTGGCCCGGCCAGCCCGTCCTGCTCGTGGAGGCCGACCCGCATGGCGGCGACCTGGCCGCCCGGTTCGGCTGCGCGGAGACACCAGGACTGGCCACCGCCGTTGCGCAGGCACGGCACGGCACGGAGGCGGACTGGCCAAGCGCGCACGCACAGTTGCTGCCGGTGGGCTGCCCGGTGCTGCTGGGGCCAGCGGCTGGCAACGCAGCGTCCGCTGCGGTGACCGCGCTTGCGGCCCACACACCAGCTCTTGGCCACCGGTCCGCGCCGACGCTGGTCGACGCCGGCCGGCTCTCTGCATCGGCCGCGACGACCGCCTTGGTGGATGCGGCGGACATGGTTGGATGCGGCGGACATGGTCCTGTTCGTGGTCCGGCCAAGGCTGGACCATTTGGCGCACCTGCACGCGAGCCTGTCGCTGCTTACCGACCCGGTTCGTCGGCGGGCACACGTGGTTCTAGCCGGTGCGGGCCCTTACACGGCGGCTGAGGTGCAGCGCGAGCTACGCGTCAGGGTCGCCACCGTGTTGCCGCACGACCGACGCGGAGCCGGTGTCCTTTCCGGCCGGTTCACCCCGACGATCGGGTGGCGCCGCCTGCGGCTTCCCCGCGCACTACACCGCCTAGCCAGCGGCCTGGCCGCCGCGTCCCTACCTGCGTCGGCGTCACCGACAGCGCTAACAAGGGAAGGCGCCTGATGCCTGAGCCGACGCTGGCCCCGCCCGTCAACGCAGCGGGTCCGATCGACCCGCACCTGGTCGTGCGGTTGCTGCGGCGGGTCTCGGCCCGTCTGTCCGCAGTAGGCCGTCCAGTCGCCGGTGCCGAACGCGGGCCTTTGGTCGCAGGGTTGATCGCGGCCGTGCTGGACGAACACGTGCACGAGCTGATCGAAGCTGGCCAACCGCGTCTTGAGCCGCACGTCGAGGCCCGACTGGCACGGCAGCTTCGAGACGCGTTGACCGGGCTGGGCGGATTCCAGCCGCTGCTCGACGATCCCGAGATTGAGAACATCAGCGCACAAGGCTGCGACCGGGTGTTCGTCCGCTACCGGGGAGGCCGCCGCGCCCGGGTGCCGGCCGTCGCCGCGTCAGATGACGAACTGATCGAGCTGGTCCGCGCCACGGCCGCGCATGCCGGGATCGAGGAGCGACGCTTCGACCGCGGCTGCCCCCGCCTGTCAGTCAGGCTTCCCGACGGATCCCGCATGTTCGCTGTCGGATGGGTCACCGAACGTCCATGCGTATCGATCCGCCGTCATGGGCTGCTCGACGCCGACCTGAATGACCTATGCCGGCTCGGCACGATCAGCACGGCCCAAGCGCACCTGCTGGCCGCGTTGGTGCGGGCGCGACGCAACATCGCGGTCTCGGGCGGCACCGACAGCGGCAAGACCACCTTCGCCCGCGCACTGGCCACCAATTTCGACTTCCACGAGCACATCGTGGTCATCGAGGACGTCACCGAACTCGCCCTCGACCAAGACGAACGCCGTCATCCCGATGTCGTGGTCATGCAGACCAGAGAGCCAAATATCGAAGGCCAAGGCGGCGTCGACTTCACGATCCACTCATCCAGCTCCCGGCAGGTACCAGCACGGTTAGCAACGTATGCGATCCAGGCTGTCGAGCGCCTGGCGTTCGAGGCCACCTACGCGCTGGTCGCCGCCGCCGTGCACGTCATCGTTCACTTGGAGAAGCTCAGGGACGGCACCCGCGTGCTGTCCTCCCTGCGCGAGGTCGTCGGCTTCGACAACGGGCAGGTCGTCACCAACGAGGTCTACCGACCCGGCCCCGACAAGCGCGGCGTCCCGGCCGCACCAGTGCGCGCGTCCACCATGGATGCGCTGATCGCCGCCGGCCTCGACCCCGAAATCCTCGCGGCCGAGGGGTGGTAACGATGCCGATCGTGCCTGCCGCCCTCGGGGCGGCCTTCGCCGCCGGAATTCTCCTGACGCTGTATGGCGGACGCCGGCTTCCCCGCCCGCCACGCCTGGTCAGACGACGCCGGCCGCCCCGACCTGCGAGCATCGCCGGCGCCGTCCTGGCCGCGGCGACCGTGGCTGCACTGACCGGCTGGCCCGTCGCCGCCGCCGCGATAGCCGCGACAGTGTGGTTCCTACCGACCATATGGGGCGCGGCCACCGTCGAACGCCGCGCCCGGGAACAGATCGAAGCAGTGGCCACATGGGCGGAGATGCTCCGCGACACGCTGTCCGCCGCAGCCGGCCTCGAGCAGACCATCCAGGCCACCGCGCCCCTGGCACCACCCGCCATCCGCCGCGACGTGACCGCCCTCGCCGACGCCCTGCGGGTCGGCGCACGGCTGCCAGAGGCGCTGACCCGGTTCGCGCAACAATCGGCCAACCCGACGGCGGACCTGGTCGCCGCCGCGCTCATCCACGCGGCCAGCAACCAAGCCGCACAGCTGGCCGACCGGCTGGCCGTCCTGGCGAACGCAGCCCGGGAACAGGCCACCGCCCGAGACCGGATCGCCGCCGAACGCGCTCGCACCCGCTCCGCCGTGCGAATCATCGTTGGGCTCACTCTCACCATGGTCACCGCGATGACCGTCTTCAACCGCCCATTCCTGGCCCCCTACAGCAGCCCGACCGGCCAACTCGTCCTCGCCGGCATCGTCGGCGTCTTCGCCGCCGCGTTCTGGTGGCTGCATCGCCTCGGCAGGCTCAACACCCCACCCCGGGTTTTGGACGTCGCGAAGGGCGCCGCTGGAGGTCTGCGATGACGGCGACCGTCGTGCTGGTCGGCGCGGCAGCCGGCCTCGGAATCGCA is part of the Phytohabitans houttuyneae genome and harbors:
- a CDS encoding CpaF family protein, encoding MPEPTLAPPVNAAGPIDPHLVVRLLRRVSARLSAVGRPVAGAERGPLVAGLIAAVLDEHVHELIEAGQPRLEPHVEARLARQLRDALTGLGGFQPLLDDPEIENISAQGCDRVFVRYRGGRRARVPAVAASDDELIELVRATAAHAGIEERRFDRGCPRLSVRLPDGSRMFAVGWVTERPCVSIRRHGLLDADLNDLCRLGTISTAQAHLLAALVRARRNIAVSGGTDSGKTTFARALATNFDFHEHIVVIEDVTELALDQDERRHPDVVVMQTREPNIEGQGGVDFTIHSSSSRQVPARLATYAIQAVERLAFEATYALVAAAVHVIVHLEKLRDGTRVLSSLREVVGFDNGQVVTNEVYRPGPDKRGVPAAPVRASTMDALIAAGLDPEILAAEGW
- a CDS encoding type II secretion system F family protein, producing the protein MPIVPAALGAAFAAGILLTLYGGRRLPRPPRLVRRRRPPRPASIAGAVLAAATVAALTGWPVAAAAIAATVWFLPTIWGAATVERRAREQIEAVATWAEMLRDTLSAAAGLEQTIQATAPLAPPAIRRDVTALADALRVGARLPEALTRFAQQSANPTADLVAAALIHAASNQAAQLADRLAVLANAAREQATARDRIAAERARTRSAVRIIVGLTLTMVTAMTVFNRPFLAPYSSPTGQLVLAGIVGVFAAAFWWLHRLGRLNTPPRVLDVAKGAAGGLR